The Carnobacterium mobile DSM 4848 genome includes a window with the following:
- a CDS encoding NFACT RNA binding domain-containing protein, translated as MSFDGIFTHAMVDELRYALSNGRVSKVHQPYKNEIILVIRANGKNHKLLLSAHPSYARIQLTEIPYENPSSPPNFCMVMRKHLEGAVLENIQQVGNDRMIHFTFKSRDELGDVQNIMLIVELMGRHSNLFLVEQDTQRIMDTIKHVPASQNTYRAVMPGATYVTPPHQDKLNPFETTNATLIEVLENPVELSLTKKFQQTYQGIGSDTASELVYRSEEQLDKLPEVLQSFIETIRQGKIAPTLTQVKKKTFFTPVPYLSLAGESESYPTLSTLLDQYYQSKAEKDRVQQQGADLIHVLQTELQRNVKKLKKLEKTMDETELADDYRIRGELLTAYLHELHKGQTEVTLANFYDDDRPVTIALNPRSTPSQNAQKYFSKYQKLKNAIIFVTEQIRLTNEEIAYLDSVSTQLELATPKDIAEIKEELIQQGYLKKKTKKKQKRQKASAPDKYVSSDGDSILVGKNNLQNDQLTLKTARKSDIWLHTKNIPGSHVIIQSNDPSETTILEAANIAAYFSKSQLSASVPVDVVEVKKIRKPNGAKPGFVIYEGQRTVFVTPDKALVDKLKV; from the coding sequence ATGTCATTTGATGGTATCTTTACCCATGCAATGGTTGATGAGTTACGTTATGCACTCAGCAACGGCCGAGTATCTAAAGTACATCAACCGTATAAAAATGAAATCATACTAGTCATACGTGCGAATGGGAAAAATCATAAGCTGTTGTTATCTGCGCATCCTAGTTATGCTCGGATTCAGTTGACTGAGATTCCATATGAAAACCCAAGTTCTCCGCCTAATTTTTGTATGGTGATGCGGAAACATTTAGAAGGTGCTGTTTTAGAAAATATTCAACAAGTTGGAAATGACCGCATGATTCATTTTACATTTAAAAGTCGTGATGAATTAGGGGACGTCCAAAATATCATGCTGATTGTTGAATTGATGGGACGACACAGTAATTTGTTCTTGGTTGAACAAGACACGCAGCGAATCATGGACACGATCAAACACGTTCCTGCTAGTCAAAATACTTATCGAGCAGTGATGCCAGGTGCAACGTATGTTACGCCTCCTCATCAAGATAAATTAAATCCATTTGAAACGACCAATGCAACCTTAATTGAAGTGCTTGAAAATCCTGTTGAGCTTTCCTTGACTAAAAAATTCCAACAAACCTATCAAGGAATTGGCTCGGATACAGCCAGTGAACTAGTCTACCGCAGTGAGGAGCAATTGGATAAGCTTCCGGAAGTTCTGCAATCTTTTATTGAAACGATTCGGCAAGGTAAAATTGCACCTACTTTAACACAAGTAAAGAAAAAAACGTTCTTTACACCGGTTCCTTATCTTAGTTTAGCTGGAGAATCTGAAAGCTATCCCACATTGAGTACTCTTTTAGACCAGTATTATCAAAGTAAAGCGGAAAAGGACCGCGTACAGCAGCAAGGAGCAGATTTAATCCATGTGTTACAAACTGAGTTGCAGCGAAACGTTAAAAAATTAAAAAAACTTGAAAAAACAATGGATGAAACAGAATTAGCAGATGATTATCGAATCCGCGGCGAACTGTTGACTGCTTATCTGCATGAGTTGCATAAAGGGCAAACGGAAGTCACGTTAGCTAATTTTTATGATGACGATCGGCCGGTGACCATTGCTTTAAATCCAAGAAGCACTCCTTCTCAAAATGCGCAAAAATATTTTTCGAAATACCAAAAATTAAAAAATGCCATTATTTTTGTTACTGAACAAATTCGATTGACTAATGAAGAAATTGCTTACCTGGATTCTGTCTCAACTCAATTAGAACTTGCAACGCCTAAAGACATTGCTGAGATCAAAGAAGAATTGATTCAGCAAGGCTATTTGAAAAAGAAAACGAAGAAAAAACAAAAAAGACAAAAAGCCAGTGCGCCTGACAAATATGTGTCAAGTGACGGTGATTCCATTCTGGTTGGAAAAAACAATTTACAAAATGATCAGTTGACCTTGAAGACAGCTAGAAAATCCGATATCTGGCTGCATACGAAAAATATTCCTGGTTCACATGTGATCATTCAAAGCAATGATCCTTCTGAAACAACCATTTTGGAAGCAGCTAATATCGCTGCTTACTTTTCAAAATCACAGCTGTCAGCTTCTGTTCCTGTTGACGTCGTAGAAGTGAAAAAGATACGCAAACCCAATGGTGCTAAACCAGGTTTTGTGATTTATGAAGGGCAACGGACGGTTTTTGTAACGCCTGATAAAGCGTTAGTGGATAAATTAAAGGTTTAG
- a CDS encoding carbonic anhydrase family protein: MDWYYEGERGPEHWKDICQAFKTAEEGSLQSPIQLSENEVTNKISQQSLTIHYHTTRFETSFFNHTVHLSPLAGEGLNSVFFNHKRYILEDLHFHLPSEHEINHESFPLELHLVHRSRENELLVLGITVLPNKEPANQEMARMDSLALNPRISGRGLEVPIDLANILPAKQQFFHYSGSLTTPPTSGPVEWIVFRHQTYMRKGLLQAFKENVGKTNRPLQPIANRPIFLSE; the protein is encoded by the coding sequence ATGGATTGGTATTATGAAGGAGAACGAGGACCTGAACACTGGAAAGACATCTGCCAAGCTTTCAAAACAGCAGAAGAGGGCAGTTTGCAGTCTCCCATTCAATTGAGTGAAAACGAGGTCACAAACAAAATCAGTCAACAGTCGCTAACGATTCATTACCATACGACACGTTTTGAGACATCTTTTTTTAACCATACAGTGCATTTGAGTCCCTTGGCAGGAGAAGGGTTGAATTCAGTCTTTTTTAATCATAAAAGATACATACTAGAGGATCTGCATTTTCATTTACCAAGCGAACATGAAATCAATCATGAGTCTTTTCCGTTAGAATTGCATTTGGTGCACCGATCAAGAGAAAATGAATTACTCGTTCTAGGAATTACCGTTCTTCCAAACAAAGAACCAGCAAACCAAGAAATGGCTCGTATGGACAGTTTAGCTTTAAACCCAAGAATTTCTGGGCGCGGGCTAGAAGTTCCGATTGACTTAGCTAATATTTTACCGGCCAAACAACAATTTTTTCATTATAGCGGTTCTTTAACAACACCGCCGACTTCCGGACCCGTAGAATGGATTGTTTTTCGACATCAAACTTATATGCGCAAAGGATTGTTGCAAGCTTTCAAAGAGAACGTTGGCAAAACAAACCGTCCGTTGCAGCCGATCGCTAACCGGCCTATTTTTTTATCTGAATAA
- the trpX gene encoding tryptophan ABC transporter substrate-binding protein, translated as MKKMIGFISVLALILTFAFFTEQTKTTTSTKKELPIVGVLQLTSHPALDKIYEGIIDALNEEGFIDGKTMVLDFQNAQGDQSNLNSMSARFVSRNAAVMVGIATPAAQALANSSQEIPIILGAVSNPEEAGLVASNEKPGGNITGVSDLTPIKEQFELIKELLPEAKKIGILYSSSEDNSLVQAEQAAEIAAAMGYETTTLTVSSTNDVSQVSSSLASQVDAIWVPTDNTIASAMNTVIAATDAKHIPVFPAVDTMVEEGGLATIGLNQYELGKLTGKMTAAVLKGESDPATTPVQYLEQGEIILNEEKAKELGISIPQTLLDQMANH; from the coding sequence ATGAAAAAAATGATTGGGTTTATCAGTGTATTAGCACTAATTTTAACATTTGCATTTTTTACCGAACAAACTAAAACAACCACTTCAACAAAAAAAGAGTTACCCATAGTAGGTGTCTTACAACTAACCAGCCATCCTGCTCTTGATAAGATTTATGAAGGTATCATTGATGCTTTAAACGAAGAAGGATTCATCGATGGAAAAACCATGGTATTGGACTTTCAAAATGCTCAAGGCGATCAAAGCAATTTGAATTCTATGAGCGCTCGATTCGTAAGTCGGAATGCAGCAGTTATGGTGGGCATCGCCACTCCAGCTGCTCAAGCTCTAGCGAATAGTTCTCAAGAGATCCCGATTATTTTAGGAGCCGTTAGCAATCCCGAAGAAGCTGGGTTGGTTGCCAGCAATGAAAAACCTGGTGGGAATATCACCGGTGTCAGTGATCTGACTCCAATTAAAGAACAGTTTGAATTGATCAAGGAACTTTTACCAGAAGCAAAAAAAATCGGTATTCTTTATTCATCGAGTGAAGACAATTCGCTTGTTCAAGCTGAACAAGCTGCTGAAATTGCTGCCGCTATGGGATATGAAACAACTACTTTAACTGTCTCTTCAACGAATGACGTTTCACAAGTTAGTTCTTCATTGGCTAGCCAAGTAGATGCTATTTGGGTTCCAACAGATAATACCATAGCCAGTGCGATGAATACCGTGATTGCGGCCACTGACGCCAAACACATTCCGGTTTTTCCTGCTGTGGATACAATGGTAGAAGAGGGCGGACTAGCAACGATCGGGTTAAACCAATACGAATTAGGAAAATTAACGGGTAAAATGACAGCAGCTGTTCTTAAAGGCGAAAGTGATCCGGCAACCACTCCGGTGCAATACCTTGAGCAAGGAGAAATAATACTCAATGAAGAAAAAGCAAAGGAATTAGGAATTTCTATTCCGCAAACCTTGTTAGACCAAATGGCAAATCACTAA
- a CDS encoding ABC transporter permease yields MDLIVTATAQGLLWGIMALGIFITYRILDLPDMTAEGSFPLGAAVCARLILSGVHPLLASLTAFAIGALAGLITGFLITKAKIPGLLAGILTMTGLYSINLRIMNRANLSLLGKQKITDSLSRYNLPPQFDTIFMGIFLTVLIIAALVLFFNTELGQAVIATGDNEKMARSLGISTNRTKILGLMLSNGIVAAAGALIAQDNGYADISMGIGTIVIGLASVIIGEVIFGNLSFANRLICVILGAIIYRFIIMFVLLVGLQPNDLKLISAIILAFCLALPSLRNKLNLNFFNKKEVL; encoded by the coding sequence ATGGATTTAATTGTAACCGCAACAGCACAAGGTTTGTTATGGGGCATAATGGCTTTAGGCATTTTTATTACTTATCGGATTCTAGATTTACCGGATATGACAGCTGAAGGCTCTTTTCCATTAGGAGCTGCTGTTTGTGCCCGTTTGATTCTTTCTGGCGTTCATCCGCTGTTGGCATCACTAACAGCCTTTGCTATCGGAGCTCTGGCAGGGCTTATCACCGGTTTTCTAATTACTAAAGCAAAAATACCAGGACTATTAGCGGGTATTTTGACTATGACGGGACTTTATTCTATCAATTTGCGTATTATGAACCGTGCAAATTTAAGCTTATTAGGCAAACAAAAAATAACGGACTCGCTAAGCCGATACAACTTGCCGCCTCAGTTTGATACTATTTTTATGGGGATCTTTCTAACGGTCTTAATTATCGCTGCGTTAGTTCTTTTCTTTAATACAGAATTAGGCCAAGCAGTGATTGCTACGGGAGATAATGAAAAAATGGCACGGTCATTAGGAATATCAACCAACCGAACAAAAATACTGGGTTTGATGTTATCGAATGGCATTGTAGCTGCAGCAGGAGCCTTGATCGCGCAAGACAATGGTTATGCAGATATCAGTATGGGTATTGGTACCATCGTTATCGGATTAGCTTCCGTGATTATTGGAGAAGTTATTTTTGGTAATTTATCTTTTGCCAATCGATTGATTTGTGTAATCCTAGGAGCTATTATTTATCGCTTCATTATTATGTTTGTCTTGCTGGTAGGGCTTCAGCCAAATGATTTAAAATTGATCTCTGCCATTATTTTAGCTTTCTGTTTAGCTTTACCAAGTTTAAGAAATAAACTAAATTTAAACTTTTTTAATAAAAAGGAGGTTCTTTAA
- a CDS encoding ABC transporter ATP-binding protein, with amino-acid sequence MTTSSVLSIQHITKTFYPGTANQNQVLKGLNLEVRQGDFITIIGGNGAGKSTLLNSISGNFLIDQGSIKIEDKEITKLKEEQRAGMIGRVFQDPLLGTAPRMTVSENLSIAYRRGKRRTLRKGSSLKEREFFKEILAKLGLGLENRLDSEMGLLSGGQRQAIALLMATMKKPKLLLLDEHTAALDPKTAKIVLELTNKRIAEEQLTALMITHNMQDALNYGNRLIMLDQGKVVVDVKGEEKSKLTVAAVLNLFQASTEKSVLSDEMLLG; translated from the coding sequence TTGACAACATCCTCAGTCTTATCGATTCAACATATTACTAAAACTTTTTATCCTGGAACAGCCAATCAAAATCAAGTATTAAAAGGCTTGAACCTAGAAGTCCGACAAGGTGATTTTATAACAATTATTGGGGGAAATGGTGCTGGGAAATCTACGTTGTTGAACAGCATTTCAGGGAATTTTCTAATTGATCAAGGATCCATTAAAATCGAAGACAAAGAAATTACTAAATTAAAAGAAGAACAACGTGCAGGGATGATCGGACGGGTATTTCAAGACCCATTACTGGGGACTGCGCCGCGTATGACGGTCAGCGAAAACTTATCCATCGCTTATCGCCGCGGGAAGAGAAGAACGCTACGCAAAGGCAGTTCTCTAAAAGAAAGAGAATTCTTCAAAGAGATTTTAGCTAAATTGGGCTTGGGTCTGGAGAACCGCTTGGACAGCGAAATGGGTTTGTTGTCTGGCGGACAGCGACAAGCGATAGCCTTATTGATGGCTACTATGAAAAAGCCAAAATTACTGTTACTAGACGAGCATACTGCTGCACTTGACCCTAAAACGGCCAAGATCGTCTTAGAATTGACAAATAAGCGAATTGCCGAAGAACAGTTAACTGCACTAATGATTACCCATAATATGCAAGATGCTTTAAATTACGGCAATCGTTTGATTATGTTGGACCAAGGAAAAGTAGTGGTGGATGTCAAAGGAGAAGAAAAAAGTAAGTTAACTGTAGCTGCTGTGTTAAATTTATTCCAAGCTTCGACAGAAAAATCCGTCCTCTCAGATGAAATGCTTCTTGGATAA
- a CDS encoding MarR family winged helix-turn-helix transcriptional regulator translates to MDTLISTHELIKEIDSFQTRYTSIEQSVLKKNRLNRSAFFIMRHLIEQPLTLTELTSSFSLNKSTLSRQVNDLVKKGWVIKDSGKDKRFMYLVLSKEAKQLINSVHFEIEQQVTQIFSSWPNDEKQLFIILLRRINRRIELATD, encoded by the coding sequence ATGGATACCCTCATTTCTACTCATGAATTAATAAAGGAAATAGATAGTTTTCAAACTCGATATACTTCCATTGAACAATCGGTATTGAAAAAAAATCGACTTAATCGATCTGCTTTTTTTATTATGCGTCACCTTATTGAACAACCATTGACCTTAACCGAATTAACTTCTTCTTTCTCCTTAAATAAGTCTACATTAAGTAGACAAGTAAATGACTTAGTAAAAAAAGGGTGGGTTATTAAAGATAGTGGAAAAGACAAGCGGTTCATGTACCTAGTGTTATCAAAAGAAGCTAAACAGCTTATTAATAGCGTACACTTCGAAATAGAACAACAAGTGACTCAGATTTTTAGCTCTTGGCCCAATGACGAAAAACAGTTATTCATTATTCTTCTGAGACGCATCAACCGAAGAATAGAATTAGCAACTGATTAA
- a CDS encoding type 1 glutamine amidotransferase domain-containing protein codes for MTIENKKIIALVSDDFEDLELWYPVYRLREAGATVNLVGEEAAKQYTGKYGVPAVSDLSFKEINVEEYDGILVPGGWSPDKLRRYPEVLDFVRHFDQVKKPIGQICHAGWVLISAGILEGVNVTSTPGIKDDMTNAGAIWHNVPALTDGHIISSRRPPDLPEYMKHYIAAFESDKK; via the coding sequence GTGACTATAGAAAATAAAAAAATCATTGCACTGGTCAGCGACGATTTCGAAGATTTAGAGTTATGGTATCCTGTTTACCGATTAAGAGAAGCGGGTGCGACTGTAAATCTAGTCGGAGAAGAAGCAGCGAAACAATATACTGGTAAATACGGTGTTCCTGCGGTTTCTGATCTTAGTTTTAAAGAAATAAATGTAGAAGAATACGATGGAATTTTGGTTCCTGGTGGCTGGTCTCCCGATAAATTAAGACGTTATCCGGAAGTTCTTGATTTCGTGCGTCATTTTGATCAAGTAAAGAAACCAATCGGACAGATTTGTCATGCAGGATGGGTACTGATTTCAGCCGGAATTTTAGAAGGAGTTAACGTAACAAGCACACCAGGGATTAAAGATGATATGACAAATGCTGGAGCAATCTGGCATAATGTACCAGCTCTTACAGATGGGCATATTATTTCAAGTCGTCGTCCTCCTGATCTTCCTGAATATATGAAACACTATATTGCAGCTTTTGAATCGGATAAAAAATAA
- a CDS encoding LD-carboxypeptidase, producing MLKPGDMIGLICCSNGKRPSERQLIERLVVCLEQEFQLQVRLATTIYQKNSTIFSGTAQERGKALMALYNDPEIKMIFDLSGGEVANEVLPYLDYTSIKYAKKPFVGYSDLTVMLNAIYAQTDGVGYNFQLLTILEGQKQKEQFRKAFINKHSLFFLRYEWLTPPVSFSKPVIGGNIRCFL from the coding sequence ATGCTTAAACCAGGTGATATGATTGGTCTAATTTGTTGTTCAAATGGAAAAAGACCATCAGAAAGACAGCTTATTGAACGATTAGTTGTTTGTTTAGAGCAAGAGTTTCAATTACAGGTTCGTCTAGCTACTACTATCTACCAAAAGAATTCAACTATTTTCAGCGGAACAGCGCAAGAACGTGGAAAAGCTTTAATGGCTCTTTATAATGATCCTGAGATCAAAATGATTTTTGACTTATCAGGCGGAGAAGTTGCTAACGAAGTTCTTCCTTATCTTGATTATACTTCCATTAAATATGCTAAAAAACCCTTTGTCGGTTACAGCGATTTAACAGTTATGTTGAATGCTATTTATGCACAAACGGATGGCGTCGGTTATAATTTCCAATTACTCACTATTCTAGAGGGTCAAAAACAAAAAGAGCAATTCCGAAAGGCTTTTATAAACAAACATTCTCTATTTTTTTTACGCTATGAGTGGTTAACTCCTCCAGTCAGCTTTTCAAAACCTGTTATCGGTGGAAATATACGGTGTTTTTTATAG
- a CDS encoding ECF transporter S component — MYQKNRKAYRIAILGILSAIIIVQNFVPLLGYIPIPPLNPTIIHITVIIAALTLGTKDGMIIGGVWGISRFIKAFIAPASPLDLLLFTNPLISIVPRILVGFVAGYVYHLFKNKKEKDSLGMILSSVLASLTNTILVLFFIYLFYKDDYATALNVDVSNLAKALGAVVLTNGLAEAIAAAIIAPVVAKALKRFKTT, encoded by the coding sequence ATGTATCAAAAAAATAGAAAAGCTTATCGGATAGCTATTTTAGGGATCTTATCAGCTATTATTATTGTTCAAAATTTCGTACCGCTTTTAGGTTATATCCCTATTCCGCCATTAAATCCAACGATTATTCATATTACCGTTATCATTGCTGCATTAACTCTAGGTACAAAAGATGGAATGATTATCGGTGGCGTATGGGGGATCAGCCGATTTATTAAAGCTTTTATTGCCCCAGCATCACCATTAGATTTATTATTGTTTACTAATCCGCTTATTTCTATTGTGCCGCGTATTCTTGTTGGGTTTGTTGCCGGATATGTTTATCATTTATTTAAAAATAAAAAAGAGAAAGATTCATTGGGAATGATTCTTTCTTCTGTGTTGGCTTCGTTAACCAATACCATACTAGTTTTATTTTTTATTTACCTCTTTTATAAAGACGATTATGCCACAGCATTAAATGTGGATGTGTCTAATTTAGCAAAAGCTTTAGGTGCAGTAGTCTTAACAAATGGACTGGCGGAAGCTATAGCTGCTGCTATTATCGCTCCAGTCGTTGCAAAAGCTTTAAAACGTTTTAAGACAACTTGA
- a CDS encoding diaminopimelate dehydrogenase, which yields MTKNIRIGLVGYGNIGKGVELALDNFPDMEGIAVFTRRNPEELTSKLPAVSIDNILDYQDKIDVLILCGGSATDLPQQGPSLAKYFSTIDSYDNHNHIPQYFKDMDLAAKTNDHVSIISVGWDPGLFSLNRAVLESVLPAGETYTFWGKGLSQGHSDAIRRIDGVKAGVQYTIPIEKALEEVRSGSNPTLSTREKHERVCYVVAEEDADKGLIEKKIKTMPDYFEPYHTTVHFIDEETFAKEHQKMPHGGFVIRTATSATGNKQKAEFQLELESNAEFTSSILVAYARAAYRFKEDGKSGAFSVLDVPPAYLSSKSAEELRKELL from the coding sequence ATGACTAAAAACATTCGTATCGGCTTAGTCGGTTATGGAAATATAGGAAAAGGCGTAGAATTAGCCCTGGATAATTTCCCAGATATGGAAGGTATTGCAGTATTTACAAGACGGAATCCAGAAGAACTGACTTCTAAACTCCCAGCTGTAAGTATAGATAACATATTAGATTATCAAGATAAAATCGATGTTCTAATTTTGTGCGGTGGCTCAGCAACAGATTTGCCTCAACAAGGACCTTCCTTAGCGAAATATTTTTCTACAATTGATAGTTATGATAACCATAACCATATCCCTCAATACTTTAAAGATATGGATCTAGCGGCGAAAACAAATGATCATGTCAGCATTATTTCGGTTGGCTGGGATCCAGGTTTGTTTTCACTAAATCGTGCTGTTTTAGAATCGGTCTTGCCTGCTGGAGAAACCTATACGTTTTGGGGTAAAGGGTTAAGTCAAGGACATTCAGATGCTATCCGCCGAATTGATGGAGTTAAAGCAGGAGTACAATATACGATCCCTATTGAAAAAGCCCTTGAAGAAGTTAGAAGCGGATCTAATCCTACTTTATCCACTCGAGAAAAACATGAACGTGTGTGTTACGTAGTGGCTGAGGAAGATGCAGACAAAGGATTGATTGAGAAAAAAATCAAAACAATGCCGGATTATTTCGAACCTTACCATACAACTGTTCACTTTATTGATGAAGAAACATTTGCTAAAGAACACCAAAAAATGCCTCATGGTGGTTTTGTTATTCGGACAGCTACTTCAGCTACCGGAAATAAACAAAAAGCTGAATTTCAACTGGAATTAGAAAGCAACGCTGAATTTACATCCTCTATTCTAGTAGCTTATGCACGAGCAGCTTATCGTTTTAAAGAAGACGGAAAATCTGGCGCTTTCAGTGTATTAGATGTTCCTCCGGCGTATCTTTCAAGTAAGTCTGCAGAAGAATTAAGAAAAGAGTTACTGTAA
- a CDS encoding YrrS family protein, whose translation MKNSNKPTRSDKYSKNRTIAKVATLIAVVTVFLMFVIFGIWLLGEGDNQASNESMQQLSSSINTASTSKEQETESQSASSSINKQEDEKDEDEKESEDQDAVETEETEPSDDNVTSAITGDWKPVATEQEGPHSTNYSDGSQDRKEIKQANANATGIAVDDMIEWRVENGGDQKVVATVSDSQQTKTFRVYLTWVDNEGWRPTKVEQLKANDKR comes from the coding sequence ATGAAAAACTCTAATAAACCTACACGTTCTGATAAATATAGTAAAAATCGGACTATTGCTAAAGTCGCTACATTAATTGCAGTAGTAACGGTCTTTTTAATGTTTGTTATTTTTGGTATTTGGTTACTCGGAGAAGGAGATAATCAAGCTTCAAACGAATCTATGCAACAATTATCTAGCAGCATCAACACCGCTTCTACTTCAAAAGAACAAGAAACAGAAAGCCAGTCAGCTTCCTCTAGCATAAACAAACAAGAAGACGAAAAAGATGAGGATGAAAAAGAAAGTGAAGATCAAGATGCTGTTGAAACTGAAGAAACAGAACCTTCAGATGATAATGTTACTTCAGCGATTACCGGCGACTGGAAACCAGTAGCAACAGAACAAGAAGGACCACATTCGACTAATTATAGTGACGGTTCTCAAGATAGGAAAGAAATCAAACAAGCAAATGCCAATGCTACTGGTATTGCGGTAGATGATATGATTGAATGGCGAGTAGAGAATGGCGGAGATCAAAAAGTAGTCGCGACCGTCTCAGATAGTCAGCAAACTAAAACTTTCCGTGTTTATTTAACTTGGGTCGACAATGAAGGTTGGCGACCAACTAAAGTAGAGCAATTAAAAGCAAACGATAAAAGATAA
- the ypfJ gene encoding KPN_02809 family neutral zinc metallopeptidase — translation MRWKDRRKSSHVEDRRGSSMGGKTLVGGGISGVLILLVFTFLSGGDFGDFLNSALLDTGTNTTTAPYQETETEAERADFVSVVLADTEDVWTDVFQDYGYVYKDPTLVLFSGSVQSACGVAGSSTGPFYCPGDANLYIDLSFYDELSQQFNAPGDFAMAYVVAHEVGHHVQTQLGLTKQLDSLRNQLSETEFNQYQVRFELQADYLAGVWAHYAQGLGYLEEGDYEEAINAAGAVGDDRLQQQAQGYVVPESFTHGTSDQRMYWFDRGFKSGNLEDGDTFNGEAKFKLP, via the coding sequence ATGCGCTGGAAAGACAGAAGAAAAAGCAGCCATGTAGAAGACCGCAGAGGGAGCAGCATGGGAGGAAAGACATTAGTAGGGGGAGGAATCAGCGGTGTTCTCATTCTATTAGTCTTTACTTTTTTAAGCGGCGGAGATTTTGGAGATTTCTTAAATTCAGCCTTATTGGATACGGGTACTAATACAACTACTGCTCCATATCAAGAAACTGAAACAGAAGCCGAGCGAGCTGATTTTGTTTCTGTAGTCTTGGCAGATACAGAAGATGTTTGGACGGATGTTTTTCAAGATTATGGGTATGTTTATAAAGACCCCACATTAGTCCTTTTTTCCGGTTCTGTTCAATCAGCTTGTGGCGTTGCAGGCTCTTCAACTGGTCCGTTTTATTGTCCAGGAGATGCAAACTTATATATTGATCTAAGCTTTTATGATGAATTAAGCCAGCAATTTAATGCCCCAGGTGATTTTGCAATGGCTTATGTGGTAGCCCATGAAGTAGGCCATCACGTCCAAACGCAATTAGGGTTAACAAAACAATTGGATAGTTTGCGAAATCAATTAAGTGAAACTGAATTTAATCAATATCAAGTCCGGTTTGAACTGCAAGCAGACTACTTAGCTGGAGTTTGGGCTCATTATGCTCAAGGATTAGGCTATTTAGAAGAAGGGGATTACGAAGAAGCTATCAATGCTGCCGGTGCAGTAGGGGATGATCGCCTTCAACAACAAGCACAAGGGTATGTGGTGCCTGAAAGTTTTACTCATGGTACTTCTGATCAAAGAATGTATTGGTTTGATCGCGGATTTAAATCTGGCAACTTAGAAGATGGCGATACATTTAATGGCGAAGCTAAGTTTAAACTTCCTTAA